One part of the Vidua chalybeata isolate OUT-0048 chromosome 11, bVidCha1 merged haplotype, whole genome shotgun sequence genome encodes these proteins:
- the KLHL36 gene encoding kelch-like protein 36, producing the protein MEGTRQSRICRPHKISESSKVYRWDDHSSLVLQSLNEQRHRGLFCDIVLVVDEQRVPAHRNLLAVCSDYFNSMFTIGMREAHQKEVELFGASYIGLKAVVDFLYGSELSLDGGNIDYVLETAHLLQIWKVVDFCCEYLENEVSEENYLYLQELASIYNLKRLDSYIDSFILQNFGTLSFTPDFLQNISLQKLCQYLDSSDVQQECEHDLLQAALQWLTQYPERENEAYQVLDNIHFPLIPKSDLLHRVKPAVCSLLPKEANCEGFIEEAVNYHNNVAAQPVLQTKRTALRTCEERLLFVGGEVSERCLELCDDTCFLDTRKGQWVAETPLPARRSHHCVAVLGGFIFIAGGSFSRDNGGDAASNLLYRYDPRCNQWIKVASMRQRRVDFYLGAITDMLVAVGGRNENGALSSVETYSPQKDSWTYIAGLPRFTYGHAGTVYKEFVYISGGHDYQIGPYRKNLLCYDYRTDVWEEKRPMITARGWHSMCTLQDNIYSIGGSDDNIETMARFDILSVESYSPQCNQWTRVAPLLQANSESGVAVWEGKIYILGGYSWEEAVFSKTVQVYDKEKNKWCKGTDLPKAIAGVSACVCALKPKTEDKKKKIKTKKHQDRGR; encoded by the exons ATGGAGGGAACCCGGCAGAGCAGGATCTGCCGCCCGCACAAGATAAGTGAATCCTCGAAG gTGTACAGGTGGGATGACCACTCCAGTCTGGTTCTGCAGAGCCTGAACGAGCAGAGGCACCGAGGCCTCTTCTGTGACATCGTGCTGGTGGTGGATGAGCAGAGAGTCCCGGCCCACCGGAACCTCCTGGCTGTGTGCAGTGACTACTTCAACTCCATGTTCACCATTGGCATGAGGGAGGCCCACCAGAAGGAGGTGGAGCTCTTCGGAGCCTCCTACATCGGTCTGAAGGCCGTGGTGGATTTCCTGTACGGCAGCGAGCTGTCTCTGGATGGAGGGAACATCGACTACGTGCTCGAGACAGCTCACCTGCTGCAGATCTGGAAGGTGGTGGACTTCTGCTGCGAGTACCTGGAGAACGAAGTCAGCGAGGAGAATTACCTGtacctgcaggagctggcctCCATCTACAACCTGAAGCGCCTTGACTCCTACATCGATTCCTTCATCCTGCAGAACTTCGGCACTCTGTCCTTCACCCCGGACTTCCTGCAGAACATTTCCCTGCAGAAGCTGTGCCAGTACCTGGACAGCAGCGACGTGCAGCAGGAGTGCGAGCACGACCTGCTGCAGGCCGCCCTGCAGTGGCTCACGCAGTACCCGGAGCGGGAGAACGAGGCTTACCAAGTGCTGGACAACATCCACTTCCCCTTGATCCCCAAGAGCGACCTCCTGCACCGGGTGAAGCCTGCCGTGTGCTCGCTGCTGCCCAAGGAAGCCAACTGCGAGGGCTTCATCGAGGAGGCCGTGAACTACCACAACAACGTGGCGGCGCAGCCGGTGCTGCAGACCAAGCGCACGGCCCTGCGCACCTGCGAGGAGCGGCTGCTCTTCGTGGGCGGGGAGGTGTCGGAGCGCTGCCTGGAGCTCTGCGATGACACCTGCTTCCTGGACACCAGGAAGGGACAGTGGGTGGCAGAAACCCCTCTGCCAGCCCGGCGGAGTCACCACTGCGTCGCGGTCTTGGGAGGATTCATCTTCATAGCCGGGGGCAGCTTTTCCCGGGACAATGGAGGGGATGCGGCGTCAAATCTGCTATATAGGTATGATCCCCGCTGTAACCAGTGGATAAAG GTTGCCTCCATGAGACAGCGACGAGTGGATTTCTACCTGGGAGCGATCACTGACATGCTGGTGGCTGTTGGTGGCAGGAATGAAAATGGGGCCCTGTCTTCAGTTGAGACCTACAGCCCTCAGAAGGACTCCTGGACCTACATAGCAGGACTGCCCAG GTTTACCTACGGCCACGCTGGCACCGTCTACAAGGAATTCGTGTACATTTCGGGAGGCCACGATTACCAGATCGGCCCCTACAGAAAGAACCTGCTGTGCTACGATTACCGCACGGACGTGTGGGAGGAGAAGAGGCCCATGATCActgccaggggctggcacagcatgTGCACCCTGCAGGACAACATCTACTCCATCGGCGGCAGCGACGACAACATCGAGACCATGGCTCGGTTTGACATCCTCAGCGTGGAGTCCTACAGCCCCCAGTGCAACCAGTGGACCAGAGTGGCCCCTCTGCTGCAAGCCAACAGCGAGTCGGGGGTGGCAGTGTGGGAAGGCAAGATTTACATCCTCGGAGGCTACAGCTGGGAGGAGGCTGTCTTCTCCAAAACAGTCCAGGTCTATgataaggagaaaaataagtgGTGCAAAGGGACGGACTTGCCCAAAGCGATTGCCGGAGTGTCCGCGTGTGTCTGCGCCCTGAAACCCAAAACagaggacaaaaagaaaaagataaaaacaaagaaacatcaGGATCGAGGAAGATGA